One part of the Methyloterricola oryzae genome encodes these proteins:
- a CDS encoding alpha-ketoglutarate-dependent dioxygenase AlkB family protein: MSFDRSANLIEEDGELYYLPAFIDAEAAANLFRDLRKELDWQEETITIAGRQVRVPRLVCWYGDEHARYRYSGVMHDPKPWTESLLRIKARIEAFCRLPFNSVLGNLYRDGRDSMGWHADKEKALGRNPVIASLSLGATRLFRLRQPASGKSMELDLQDGSLLIMGGTLQHHWRHSLPKSQAALDARINLTFRRIMSEDKA, encoded by the coding sequence ATGAGCTTCGACAGATCGGCCAACCTGATTGAGGAGGACGGCGAACTGTACTACCTGCCCGCGTTCATCGATGCGGAGGCTGCCGCCAATCTGTTTCGTGATCTGCGCAAGGAGTTGGACTGGCAGGAGGAAACAATCACTATCGCTGGGCGACAGGTCAGGGTTCCTCGTCTGGTCTGCTGGTACGGCGATGAACATGCCCGTTACCGGTATTCAGGCGTCATGCACGATCCGAAACCCTGGACGGAATCCTTGCTGCGGATAAAGGCAAGGATCGAGGCATTTTGCCGCCTGCCATTCAATAGTGTGCTGGGCAATCTGTACCGGGATGGCCGCGACTCCATGGGTTGGCACGCGGACAAAGAAAAGGCGCTGGGCAGAAATCCGGTCATAGCCTCCCTTAGCCTGGGAGCAACGCGGCTGTTCAGACTCCGCCAACCCGCCAGCGGCAAGTCCATGGAACTGGACCTGCAGGACGGCAGCCTCTTGATCATGGGCGGCACCCTGCAGCATCACTGGCGTCACAGCCTCCCCAAGTCCCAAGCGGCGCTCGACGCCCGCATCAACCTAACCTTCCGCCGCATCATGAGCGAGGACAA